GGACACGCCAGGCCGCCGCCGACGGCGCGCACCTGGTTCTGTTCACCGAGATGTTCCTCGCCGGCTATCCCGTGGAAGACCTGGCGCTCCGCTCCTCCTTCGTGGACGCCTCGATCGCCACGCTGGAGCAGACGGCCGCCCGGTTGGCCGAGGAGGGACTCGGCGAGCTCCCCGTGCTCGTCGGCTACCTGGACCGGGCCGACCTCGCGCCGCGCGTCGGCCAGCCCGAGGGCGCGCCGCTGGACGCCGCGGCCCTGCTCCACCGGGGCAAGGTCGTCACCCGTACGGCCAAGCACCACCTGCAGAACTATGGGGTCTTCGACGAGTACCGCTACTTCGTCCGCGGCGACCGGCTGCCCATCTTCAGGCTGCACGGCGTCGACGTGGCCATCGCGGTCTGCGAGGACCTGTGGCAGGACGGCGGGCCCGTGGCGGTGGTCGGCCAGGCGGGCGCCGGGCTGCTGGTCGTGCCGAACGCCTCGCCGTACGAGCGGGAGAAGGACGACGTCCGGCTGGAGCTCGTGGCCCGGCGGGCGCGGGAGGCGGGCTGCGCGCTGGCCTACGTCAACCAGGTGGGCGGGCAGGACGAGCTGATCTTCGACGGCGACTCGATCGTGGTCGGCGCCGACGGCGAGCTCGTCGCGCGGGCCGGGCAGTTCCGCGAGGAGCTGCTGCTGGTGGACCTGGACCTGCCGGTCGCCGACCGGGAGCCGGGCAAGACGACCTACGACGCGGGCGACGGCTCGACGATCACCGTGGACCGGTTCGTGCTCTCCAGCGAGCCCGTGACGATCGACTCGCCCATCACACCCTCGATCGCGCCGCGGCTGGACGACGTGGCCGAGGTCTATTCGGCGCTGGTGCTGGGCGTGCGGGATTACGTGGCCAAGAACGGCTTCGAGTCGGTCATCCTGGCCCTGTCGGGAGGCATCGACTCGGCCCTGACCACCACCATCGCCTCCGACGCCATCGGCCCCGAGCGGGTCCACGTCGTGATGATGCCCTCGCGCTACTCCTCCGAGCACTCCGTCACCGACGCCGAGGAGCTGGTGCGCCGCCAGGGCGTCAACTCGCGCCTGGTGCCGATCAACGGCATCGTCACCGCCTTCGAGAAGGAGATCGAGCTCACCGGGCTGGCGGCGGAGAACCTCCAGGCCCGGGTGCGCGGCATGGTGCTGATGGGGCTCTCCAACGAGCACGGGCACCTGGTGCTCACCACCGGGAACAAGAGCGAGCTGGCCACCGGCTACTCCACCCTCTACGGCGACTCGGCGGGCGGCTTCGCGCCGATCAAGGACGTGCCCAAGACCATGGTCTGGGAGCTGTCGCGCTGGCGTAACGCGCACACCGACAGCTGGTTCCGCATGGACGTCGCCCGGCCCATCCCGGAGAACTCCATCACCAAGGAGCCCAGTGCCGAGCTCCGCCCCGACCAGAGCGACACCGACTCGCTGCCGCCGTACGAGGTGCTGGACCGGCTGCTGGACGACTATGTCGAGAAGGACATGGGCTCGGCCGAGCTGATCGCCGCCGGCCACGACCCCGACCTGGTGGCGCGTATCATCCGGCTGGTGGACCTGGCAGAGTACAAGCGGCGCCAGTACCCGCCCGGCCCCAAGATCACCCCGAAGAACTTCGGCCGGGACCGCCGCCTGCCCATCACCAACCGCTGGCGCGAGACCACCTAGTACTCCAGTGACCCAGTGGCCGTGGCCGACAGCGTGGACCCTGGCGGTTGGATCACCACCTCCTCAGTCCACAACACCCTGCCGGCGTTCAGGTGAGAAGACGCTCATGTTCGCCTCACGTGGCCCTCACCGCCGGTCGACATCCTTCAGGTGACCGGGCAGCGGACCAGGTCGAAGCCGACGGAGGGTACGAGATGAACAAGGTCAAGCTGACGATGGCCGGAGCCGTCCTCGGAACCGTTTTCGGCGGGCTGGTCGTCGCCACTCCGGCCTTCGCCGACGAGCGCGTCTGCAGGGGGACCATCCGGGCCGTGACACTCGACAACGTGCGCGTGCCGCCGGGGGCGACCTGCACTCTTGCCGGCACCAGGGTGAAGGGCACCATCAAGGTCGAGCGGAGCGCGACCCTGATCGCCCGCGAGGCGAACGTCGAGGGCAACGTCCAAGGCGAGGGGGCCCGCGCCGTGTCGGTCGTCGGCGGCTCGGTGGTGCGCGGAAGCGTCCAGGTGAAGCAGGGCGGCGCCGCCACGGTGACGTCCTCGCGGATCAACGGCGACATCCAGCTGGACGCCAACCGGGGCTACCTGCGGGTCAACGGCAACCGGGTCGGCGGCAACATCCAGGTGGTCGGCAACGGCAAGGGCGCGCAGATCCACCGCAACGCGGTCAAGGGCAACCTGCAGTGCAAGGAGAACAGTCCGAAGCCGACAGGGAGCGGGAACTCCGTCGGCGGCGACAAGGAGGACCAGTGCCGCCGCTTCTGACCCGTCGATCCGCGGCCGTGCCGGCCTGGTGAGGCGGCTTCGATGCTCGCCAGCAGGCGCTCCCGTTCGGCGGCGGAAAGGTAGCGGCCCTGCGCCATGACGAAGTGGATGCGCAGGGTGTAGCCGGCCGATGATTCCACCATCGACACGCACCTGGCTGCGATGGAGCACCTCGTCCACGAGAGCGAGGGCGTCAACGCCGAACTGCCCAGGTTCATCAAGGCACTGATCGACCGAGCCGTAGCCGAAGGAGGGCGGCGAAGGCTACATGGCGATGATCGAACAGTTCCGCAAGCCTTCAGGCGAGCACCCGTGATCGACCATCGGTCCAAGCCGCCGCCCGTGCCGGCAACGGGCAAGGTCGCGAGGGCCGAAGTCACCTCTTGCGGAGGTTCTTCGCGCGTTCCTCTGCCAGCTCCATGAACTCGGCTTCCGAGGCGGCGAACTTCATGACGCGCTTCCCCGGATCGGTGATCACGAAGTACAGCCAAGGCCCGGTGGCGGGTTTCAGGGCGGCCTCGATGGCGTCGACGCCCGGGTTACCGATGGGGCCGGGCGGCAACCCGGCGTGACGG
This window of the Nonomuraea africana genome carries:
- a CDS encoding NAD+ synthase, which encodes MAHLRIALAQTNPVVGDLAANSAKLLDWTRQAAADGAHLVLFTEMFLAGYPVEDLALRSSFVDASIATLEQTAARLAEEGLGELPVLVGYLDRADLAPRVGQPEGAPLDAAALLHRGKVVTRTAKHHLQNYGVFDEYRYFVRGDRLPIFRLHGVDVAIAVCEDLWQDGGPVAVVGQAGAGLLVVPNASPYEREKDDVRLELVARRAREAGCALAYVNQVGGQDELIFDGDSIVVGADGELVARAGQFREELLLVDLDLPVADREPGKTTYDAGDGSTITVDRFVLSSEPVTIDSPITPSIAPRLDDVAEVYSALVLGVRDYVAKNGFESVILALSGGIDSALTTTIASDAIGPERVHVVMMPSRYSSEHSVTDAEELVRRQGVNSRLVPINGIVTAFEKEIELTGLAAENLQARVRGMVLMGLSNEHGHLVLTTGNKSELATGYSTLYGDSAGGFAPIKDVPKTMVWELSRWRNAHTDSWFRMDVARPIPENSITKEPSAELRPDQSDTDSLPPYEVLDRLLDDYVEKDMGSAELIAAGHDPDLVARIIRLVDLAEYKRRQYPPGPKITPKNFGRDRRLPITNRWRETT